In Lactuca sativa cultivar Salinas chromosome 5, Lsat_Salinas_v11, whole genome shotgun sequence, the DNA window ATTTATTCATTTATTGTCTTCATGATGCATCTAATATAGCGTCCAAAGCTCAAAATGTTTCTCCTTTTGGTTTCGACTAACTTTTTTCAGTAGATTTTGATTTATATTCCGCGTACTTGACCTGAATTAGGTTTTATTTGTgtaaagattcaaactttatgtaGTTGTTTGACTAAATTCATGTTTAATTTGTTATTTGCTTTTTATCAATTAACAGGTTAGATGTTTATATACATGACTATTTGGTAAAGAGGGATTTAAAAGCCTCTGCTCAGGCATTTCAAGCTGAAGGAAAAGTCTCATCTGATCCTGTTGGTATGAATCAATTGCAAAGATTATGTAAAACAAGAAACatcttttgtattttttttatgtacaTTTTATCAAATTGTTTAAAATTTTCTCATAAATTCTAGCTATCGATGCCCCTGGTGGCTTTTTATTCGAATGGTGGTCTGTATTTTGGGACATATTTATTGCAAGGACTAATGAGAAGCACTCTGAAGTTGCAGCTTCTTATATTGAGGTCAGTTTAAGCTCTCATACttttttaatctttttataaATTCCTCCATTTTTATAGCATATGGACATGGAATCACCAATTTTCTTTCATTATTTAACCTTTTATCACTTTCTTTCCATAATTCAAGACACAGTTAATCAAAGCAAgggagcaacaacaacaacaacaacaacaacaacaaccacaacaatcgCCTcatccacaacaacaacaacaacagcagcaTCAACAAATGCAAATGCAACAACTTATATTGCAACGCCAGGCCCAACAAGCCCAACAGGCCCAACAggcccaacaacaacaacaacaacaccaacaacagcaacaacaacaacaccagcaacagcaacagcaacaacaccaacaacaacagcagcagcaacagcaacaAAGGAGAGATGGGGCCCACTTACTAAATGGGGCTTCAAATGGGCTTGTGGGAAATGATCCACTTATGAGACAAAATCCAGGAACTGCTAATGCCATGGCTACAAAGATGTATGAGGAGAATTTGAAAGTGCCACTTTCTAGGGATTCTTTAGATGATGCTGCTATGAAGGTAGATCTTTTATTCTTTCTTTTAAGTTTTTTGATTCTAAAGTTAGTAACTTTTTTGTGTTATCAATATTAATTGTTAAAAATCTTTAACAACAAGTAGATAGGGGAAAAATAGTTAGATTTATACTTGCTACAAGCCTACAAGAAAACTTATTAAAGGGTAGAGTAACTTAATTTCATATATTACCTTCTTAAATGATCATAAAGATTCAagtatttgattatgattattcaCTATCACATAATCTTTATCAAAATAGGTTAACCGTTTACTTTTTAGGTCAAAGCTCTAATGTTACCATTGTGATTTGTTGAAATTCCCCAACAATTATGATTATGGAATTTAATTTGTTATAAAATCCATACAACTCTTGAGAATTGGTAAATTGGGATGTTAAGAAGGGTTTTTTTTAAGGTAATGTAATTGTGCTTATGGTTATTTAATCATTTAGGGTTCAAATAATCGTTTTTTTTTTACTTGCTATATCAAAACTGATTAAAGATTGCATTTATGTTATTATGTATTACTTCCCTAAATAATCATAAATACGTTAAACACGTTATACTATTGAGTAACTATCAAGTTTCTACTTTTTCAATATTCACATCCTCAACAAGAAATATGTTAATGGCATTATATTTTATGACAACATACTACGGAAATATTGTCTACTTTAGTTTGTTATAAAATTGCTAAGCCTGAAGTCATAATTATATAACATTAACAATAATTTTGTTAATGTTATATAATTATGTGACAACATGGTAGACCTAGAAAGAAGGTAGTGTTCAATTTCTTTCAAAATCTATATCAATCTTTCAATAAAAGTAGTCCATAAAAAGAATAGCTTTAAATGTACGTGTTGTTGTTGAAACATTGAGAGTATTAAATATCTTTGTTGCATGCTATctgaaatactttattttttgttttcttttttcatttttgattcagCAAAGATATGGTGAGAATGTTGGCCAACTTTTGGACCCAAAACATGCATCGATTTTGAAATCAGCTGCAGCTGGACAACCTTCAGGGTAATGTTTTTTTTCATATTGTCACaaaaacatctgaaaaagaaaaaaaaaacataatttgtaGCAAGTTTTATATTGCAATTTTCATAGAAACATCAAACAACGAGAACTTTTAGTTATAAATCATCATAAATCGAATCATTTCATACTTACACCATGTTTCCTTAAACGGAAACCCTATTATTTATTCTGGATGCATTACTTTCATAATAGAACAGATTCATCATAGCATTTATTTGGaaccaatttttttaatttttaaaggcAAGTGTTGCATGGAACATCTGGAAGCATGTCTCCTCAAGTTCAAGGTAGAAATCAACAGCTTCCAGGATCTACACCAGTGAGTATCTTAAACCCCAAGTTtgctaattttataaaaaaatcattaaCAAGTATTTCATTTCATTACACTACATAAAAAAGCACATAGATTGTAAAGTATACATTGATTCTTTTGGTGTTAAATCTTTTAGTGCTATTAATTAGTGATATGATCTAATTTGGAAATAATTAGGAGATAAAGACAGAGATGAATCCAATATTGAACCCCCGAGCTGCGGGCCCCGAAGTGTCATTGATTGGAATTCCTGGTAATGTTTTCACATTTACTAATAAAGACACCAATTAAATATTTTTTGACTTAAATATTTGATTTAAACAAGATTCAACCAAATGATGCTTTTAACTATCAATTCATTTAACCAAAATTCGATTTTACAGGATCAAATCAAGGTGGTAACAACTTGACATTGAAAGGATGGCCTCTCACGGTGAGTTCATGGATCATTTAATGGCATGACAAGCTTTCTAGGGCTATTTTTTATGATGAGGATCacgagggcatttatgtctttttcacaaacaagagATCGATACTCGATAGCGAGTCTACGCCTTGCCTTGTTCATCTTTTTGGATGGGACAATAAATTTGTAGATTTTGTCCTGTTGACATTAGTCTGAGTCCCAGTCCAATGCATGACAAACACGGTACAATTTGTTTTGTCCTGTTTTGTCCAGTGTCATGCAGTGTCATGCAGGTGCATGACAGGACAAGACAAGACAAGACATCGCATAACATAACACAACCGTGTGTACTGTGTTTGACAAGCATTGTACTGAGACTAAATAAGGGTAATGTCAGTGTgacaaaagacataaatgccctcgaCCTCTTGTGTGtgcaaaaagacgtaaatgccctcgtCATCTTCATCCTCGAAAAAAGCCCTAGAAAGCTTGTCCTGTCGTGTGTAACAAACACAACTTTAATGACTTGTCATAGTAAAATACAACCCGTTAACAAATTCCATTTGAAAAATTTCCAAATTTTgcaaaaagacataaatgccctcgtCATCTTCATCCTCGAAAAAAGCCCTCCTGTGTAACAAACACAACTTTAATGACTTGTCATAGTAAAATACAACCCATCAACAAATTCCAtttaaaaaatttccaaattttgcaaaaagacataaatgccctcatCATCCTCATCTTCGAAAAAAGCTTGTCTGTCCTGTCATGTGTAATAAACACAACTGTAGCGACTTGTAATAGTAAAATACAACCAACGAACAAATTCCATTTGtaaaaatttccaattttttgCGATATTTTCTTGAATGGGGTATGATAGGGTTTGGATCAGCTGCGGTCTGGTCTACTGCAGCAACAGAAGCCATACATGCAGGGCTCCCAGCCTCTTCATCAGCTACAAATGCTAACACCACAGCATCAGCAACAGCTTTTATTGGCACAACAAAACATGACATCACAATCTGCTAATGATGAAAGCAGAAGGCTGAGAATGCTTCTTGGAAATCGAAGCATGAGCATGGGGGGTAAAGATGGTATTTCTAATTCGGTTGGTGATGTTGTTCCAAATCTTGGATCACCTATGCCTGTTCTACCTCGTGGTGATCAAGATATGCTGCTCAAggtgccttttttttttttttttttttaaatataattggATACTTTGGAGTTTTGATGATTTGAtagttttaaaaaacatatataatcCATTTCCAAACAAATCAGGCATTTCGTTACTTGGGTATGTAAGAATAAAGCATGATATTATATCTTTAAATAACCAAAAAAACACACCTTTTGTAGTTAAAAATGGCTCAGCtacagcagcaacaacaacaacaacaacaacagcagcaGCAAAATGGTAACccacaacagcaacaacaacaacatcttcAGCATTCACTCTCTGCTcctttaattcaaaattcaaatttaaatcTTCAACAAGAAAAGATAATGGGGACAAGTAGTGTAACAGGAGATGGGAGCATGTCAAATTCCTTTCGTGGAAATGATCAGGTTACTCTTTTTACCAAATATAAAATTTATGTTGTGATTAAAAGTTATACGACTATTATGTGTAAAAAAATAAGCGTATGAATATATTTTAAAATCCAGACTGGAAGAAAGAGAAAGCAACCCGTGTCTTCCTCGGGGCCCGCAAACAGTTCAGGAACTGCCAACACAGCGGGCCCCTCACCGAGCTCTGCACCTTCAACCCCATCAACTCATACACCTGGAGACGTGATCTCAATGCCTAATTTGCCACATAACACAACTTCTTC includes these proteins:
- the LOC111908014 gene encoding transcriptional corepressor LEUNIG isoform X4, translated to MSQANWEADKMLDVYIHDYLVKRDLKASAQAFQAEGKVSSDPVAIDAPGGFLFEWWSVFWDIFIARTNEKHSEVAASYIETQLIKAREQQQQQQQQQQPQQSPHPQQQQQQQHQQMQMQQLILQRQAQQAQQAQQAQQQQQQHQQQQQQQHQQQQQQQHQQQQQQQQQQRRDGAHLLNGASNGLVGNDPLMRQNPGTANAMATKMYEENLKVPLSRDSLDDAAMKQRYGENVGQLLDPKHASILKSAAAGQPSGQVLHGTSGSMSPQVQGRNQQLPGSTPEIKTEMNPILNPRAAGPEVSLIGIPGSNQGGNNLTLKGWPLTGLDQLRSGLLQQQKPYMQGSQPLHQLQMLTPQHQQQLLLAQQNMTSQSANDESRRLRMLLGNRSMSMGGKDGISNSVGDVVPNLGSPMPVLPRGDQDMLLKLKMAQLQQQQQQQQQQQQQNGNPQQQQQQHLQHSLSAPLIQNSNLNLQQEKIMGTSSVTGDGSMSNSFRGNDQTGRKRKQPVSSSGPANSSGTANTAGPSPSSAPSTPSTHTPGDVISMPNLPHNTTSSKPMMMFGTDGPTTLASPSNQLADMDRFVEDGSLDDNVESFLSHDDTDPRDPVGRGMDVSKEFTFTEVSSVLASASKVVCCHFSSDGKLLASGGHDKKAVLWYTDSLKPKTTLEEHSSLITDVRFSPSMPRLATSSFDKTVRVWDADNPGFSLRTFIGHSASVMSLDFHPNKDDLICSCDGDGEIRYWSINNGSCSRVFKGGTAQVRFQPRHGRYLAAAAENIVSILDVETQACRHSLQGHTKPIHSVCWDPKGEYLASVSEDSVRVWSLMAGNEGECIHDLSCNGNKFHSCVFHPSYASLLVIGCYQSLELWNMSENKTMTLSAHEGLIAGLALSTVTGLVASASHDKIVKLWK
- the LOC111908014 gene encoding transcriptional corepressor LEUNIG isoform X1, translated to MSQANWEADKMLDVYIHDYLVKRDLKASAQAFQAEGKVSSDPVAIDAPGGFLFEWWSVFWDIFIARTNEKHSEVAASYIETQLIKAREQQQQQQQQQQPQQSPHPQQQQQQQHQQMQMQQLILQRQAQQAQQAQQAQQQQQQHQQQQQQQHQQQQQQQHQQQQQQQQQQRRDGAHLLNGASNGLVGNDPLMRQNPGTANAMATKMYEENLKVPLSRDSLDDAAMKQRYGENVGQLLDPKHASILKSAAAGQPSGQVLHGTSGSMSPQVQGRNQQLPGSTPEIKTEMNPILNPRAAGPEVSLIGIPGSNQGGNNLTLKGWPLTGLDQLRSGLLQQQKPYMQGSQPLHQLQMLTPQHQQQLLLAQQNMTSQSANDESRRLRMLLGNRSMSMGGKDGISNSVGDVVPNLGSPMPVLPRGDQDMLLKLKMAQLQQQQQQQQQQQQQNGNPQQQQQQHLQHSLSAPLIQNSNLNLQQEKIMGTSSVTGDGSMSNSFRGNDQTGRKRKQPVSSSGPANSSGTANTAGPSPSSAPSTPSTHTPGDVISMPNLPHNTTSSKPMMMFGTDGPTTLASPSNQLWDDKDIVQADMDRFVEDGSLDDNVESFLSHDDTDPRDPVGRGMDVSKGESPEFTFTEVSSVLASASKVVCCHFSSDGKLLASGGHDKKAVLWYTDSLKPKTTLEEHSSLITDVRFSPSMPRLATSSFDKTVRVWDADNPGFSLRTFIGHSASVMSLDFHPNKDDLICSCDGDGEIRYWSINNGSCSRVFKGGTAQVRFQPRHGRYLAAAAENIVSILDVETQACRHSLQGHTKPIHSVCWDPKGEYLASVSEDSVRVWSLMAGNEGECIHDLSCNGNKFHSCVFHPSYASLLVIGCYQSLELWNMSENKTMTLSAHEGLIAGLALSTVTGLVASASHDKIVKLWK
- the LOC111908014 gene encoding transcriptional corepressor LEUNIG isoform X3 → MSQANWEADKMLDVYIHDYLVKRDLKASAQAFQAEGKVSSDPVAIDAPGGFLFEWWSVFWDIFIARTNEKHSEVAASYIETQLIKAREQQQQQQQQQQPQQSPHPQQQQQQQHQQMQMQQLILQRQAQQAQQAQQAQQQQQQHQQQQQQQHQQQQQQQHQQQQQQQQQQRRDGAHLLNGASNGLVGNDPLMRQNPGTANAMATKMYEENLKVPLSRDSLDDAAMKQRYGENVGQLLDPKHASILKSAAAGQPSGQVLHGTSGSMSPQVQGRNQQLPGSTPEIKTEMNPILNPRAAGPEVSLIGIPGSNQGGNNLTLKGWPLTLRSGLLQQQKPYMQGSQPLHQLQMLTPQHQQQLLLAQQNMTSQSANDESRRLRMLLGNRSMSMGGKDGISNSVGDVVPNLGSPMPVLPRGDQDMLLKLKMAQLQQQQQQQQQQQQQNGNPQQQQQQHLQHSLSAPLIQNSNLNLQQEKIMGTSSVTGDGSMSNSFRGNDQTGRKRKQPVSSSGPANSSGTANTAGPSPSSAPSTPSTHTPGDVISMPNLPHNTTSSKPMMMFGTDGPTTLASPSNQLWDDKDIVQADMDRFVEDGSLDDNVESFLSHDDTDPRDPVGRGMDVSKGESPEFTFTEVSSVLASASKVVCCHFSSDGKLLASGGHDKKAVLWYTDSLKPKTTLEEHSSLITDVRFSPSMPRLATSSFDKTVRVWDADNPGFSLRTFIGHSASVMSLDFHPNKDDLICSCDGDGEIRYWSINNGSCSRVFKGGTAQVRFQPRHGRYLAAAAENIVSILDVETQACRHSLQGHTKPIHSVCWDPKGEYLASVSEDSVRVWSLMAGNEGECIHDLSCNGNKFHSCVFHPSYASLLVIGCYQSLELWNMSENKTMTLSAHEGLIAGLALSTVTGLVASASHDKIVKLWK
- the LOC111908014 gene encoding transcriptional corepressor LEUNIG isoform X2, with translation MSQANWEADKMLDVYIHDYLVKRDLKASAQAFQAEGKVSSDPVAIDAPGGFLFEWWSVFWDIFIARTNEKHSEVAASYIETQLIKAREQQQQQQQQQQPQQSPHPQQQQQQQHQQMQMQQLILQRQAQQAQQAQQAQQQQQQHQQQQQQQHQQQQQQQHQQQQQQQQQQRRDGAHLLNGASNGLVGNDPLMRQNPGTANAMATKMYEENLKVPLSRDSLDDAAMKQRYGENVGQLLDPKHASILKSAAAGQPSGQVLHGTSGSMSPQVQGRNQQLPGSTPEIKTEMNPILNPRAAGPEVSLIGIPGSNQGGNNLTLKGWPLTGLDQLRSGLLQQQKPYMQGSQPLHQLQMLTPQHQQQLLLAQQNMTSQSANDESRRLRMLLGNRSMSMGGKDGISNSVGDVVPNLGSPMPVLPRGDQDMLLKLKMAQLQQQQQQQQQQQQQNGNPQQQQQQHLQHSLSAPLIQNSNLNLQQEKIMGTSSVTGDGSMSNSFRGNDQTGRKRKQPVSSSGPANSSGTANTAGPSPSSAPSTPSTHTPGDVISMPNLPHNTTSSKPMMMFGTDGPTTLASPSNQLWDDKDIVQADMDRFVEDGSLDDNVESFLSHDDTDPRDPVGRGMDVSKEFTFTEVSSVLASASKVVCCHFSSDGKLLASGGHDKKAVLWYTDSLKPKTTLEEHSSLITDVRFSPSMPRLATSSFDKTVRVWDADNPGFSLRTFIGHSASVMSLDFHPNKDDLICSCDGDGEIRYWSINNGSCSRVFKGGTAQVRFQPRHGRYLAAAAENIVSILDVETQACRHSLQGHTKPIHSVCWDPKGEYLASVSEDSVRVWSLMAGNEGECIHDLSCNGNKFHSCVFHPSYASLLVIGCYQSLELWNMSENKTMTLSAHEGLIAGLALSTVTGLVASASHDKIVKLWK